A part of Bacillus rossius redtenbacheri isolate Brsri chromosome 1, Brsri_v3, whole genome shotgun sequence genomic DNA contains:
- the LOC134529787 gene encoding uncharacterized protein LOC134529787 isoform X1 gives MCEHRAGVCHLLATHVPVNVVVHSLHRWIFHRWFPESARCNCVAPTLFRGALFFFFLIFLHLDFLVFWCYFSLFCSCTHTHCFVVLSFSLIFLLLHLYGFLVLFYLNFFAPTLFRGAICFLHAPTIFVVLIWLEWKWWCFAPTLICGARIFWLVGWDGSGGVLHLRCLRCYVFLVGWLGWKWWCFASSLFAMLRFLVGWLGWKWWFYASSLFELLHFFGWFVGMEVVVFGILVVCDATCFGWLVGLEVVVLCILVVCDATFFWLVGWLGWKWWCFASSLFCGASIFLVGWLGWKWWCFASSLFCGASIFLVGWLGWKWWFSAPTMFLWCCALLVDWFG, from the coding sequence ATGTGCGAGCACAGAGCCGGTGTTTGCCACTTGCTAGCCACTCATGTACCTGTTAATGTTGTTGTACATAGCCTTCACcgttggatttttcatcgttggtttcctgagtccgctcgttgtaattgtgttgcacccacactgtttcgtggtgctcttttttttttttttttaatttttttgcacctagattttttggttttctggtgctatttttccttgttttgttcatgcacccacacacactgtttcgtggtgctatctttttcattgatttttttgctCCTACATTTGTATGGTTTTCTGGTACTATTTTACCTTAACTTTTttgcacccacactgtttcgtggtgcgatttGTTTTCTTCATGCACCCACAATAttcgtggtgcttatttggttggaatggaagtggtggtgttttgcacctacgttgatttgtggtgcaagaattttttggttggttggttgggatggaagtggtggtgttttgcatcttcgttgtttgcgatgctacgtttttttggttggttggttgggatggaagtggtggtgttttgcatcctcgttgtttgcgatgctacgttttttggttggttggttgggttggaagtggtggttttatgcatcctcgttgtttgagttgctacatttttttggttggtttgttgggatggaagtggtggtgtttggcatcctcgttgtttgcgatgctacgtgttttggttggttggttgggttggaagtggtggttttatgcatccttgttgtttgcgatgctacgtttttttggttggttggttggttgggatggaagtggtggtgttttgcatcctcgttgttttgtggtgcaagcattttcttggttggttggttgggatggaagtggtggtgttttgcatcctcgttgttttgtggtgcaagcattttcttggttggttggttgggatggaagtggtggttttctgcacctacgatgtttttgtggtgctgtgctctcttggttgatTGGTTCGGATAG